In Chitinophaga nivalis, a single genomic region encodes these proteins:
- a CDS encoding fructosamine kinase family protein: protein MMDENLQIQLSAALSEQLKVKIHINEAKSVHGGDINETFRIATNEGYYFVKLNDAKRYPEMFTQEYAGLNMLRSVKALTLPQPLALGQAGSYSFLVMQFMTKGATIPDFWEDFGISLSRQHRVTQKNFGYPGPNYLGTLKQYNTPYNSWPVFYAFNRLLPLIRMAYDQQLADKQLVQQVERLCRQLPQLFPAEPPALLHGDLWSGNFMVGPNGKACVFDPAVYYGHREMDLAMTRLFGGFDNRFYQAYQQAWPLATGWQQRIGICQLYPLLVHMLLFGGHYYNDIRDVLQAF from the coding sequence ATGATGGATGAAAATTTACAAATACAACTGAGTGCGGCGCTTTCCGAACAACTAAAGGTGAAAATACATATTAATGAGGCAAAAAGTGTACATGGGGGTGATATAAATGAAACTTTTCGTATAGCCACCAACGAAGGTTATTATTTCGTAAAACTCAACGATGCCAAGCGTTATCCGGAAATGTTTACCCAGGAATATGCGGGTCTGAATATGCTCCGATCCGTGAAAGCGCTGACACTGCCACAGCCCCTGGCTTTAGGCCAGGCAGGCTCCTATTCCTTTCTGGTGATGCAATTTATGACCAAAGGGGCCACCATTCCTGACTTCTGGGAAGATTTCGGGATTTCGCTGAGCCGGCAACACCGGGTCACCCAAAAAAACTTCGGCTATCCCGGTCCAAATTATCTGGGTACCTTAAAACAATATAATACTCCCTATAACAGCTGGCCTGTATTCTATGCCTTTAACCGGCTCTTACCGCTGATCAGGATGGCGTATGACCAGCAGCTGGCAGACAAGCAGCTGGTACAGCAGGTAGAAAGGCTTTGCCGGCAGCTGCCGCAGTTGTTTCCGGCGGAGCCGCCGGCACTGTTGCATGGCGATCTGTGGTCAGGTAATTTTATGGTAGGGCCGAATGGGAAGGCCTGTGTTTTTGATCCGGCAGTATATTACGGTCACCGGGAGATGGACCTGGCGATGACCCGGCTTTTTGGGGGCTTTGACAATCGTTTTTACCAGGCGTATCAGCAGGCATGGCCACTGGCGACGGGTTGGCAGCAGCGGATCGGCATTTGCCAGTTGTATCCCCTGCTGGTGCATATGCTGTTATTTGGCGGACATTACTACAATGATATCCGGGACGTGTTGCAGGCTTTTTAA
- a CDS encoding DUF3810 domain-containing protein, with translation METKAKIKKKIIRIVLTLTAILLLKGLFAWSNQCCDFYFHRWYAWSSWTLRQVTGIVPFSVGDVIYTAWVIAGIVYLLKLCYNLIRLAWERILLLILSGISFLSACYLAFLVLWGFNYDRYSIPYETGVVSGDYNTRQLYQLTDTLLQLVNKEKYNTGDTVGIMTPDTTGTPLFKQAIAAYAAAAEKWPALRYKAPCVKPSLFGEWMNYAGTTGYLNPFTNEAQVNTTVPAVLQPFITCHEIAHQLGYAPEEDANFIGYLAATSIADSRFRYSAHFDMFLYSVRQLGYQDSTLAKTLWKRTLPGVKADHKAMIDFYERYTSKADKYFTLFYDSYLKANKQEKGIRSYSEVTGWLVAYFKIKP, from the coding sequence ATGGAAACAAAAGCCAAAATTAAAAAGAAAATTATCCGTATTGTACTAACACTTACGGCTATACTATTGTTAAAAGGATTATTTGCCTGGAGCAATCAGTGCTGCGATTTCTACTTTCACAGGTGGTACGCATGGAGCAGTTGGACACTTAGACAAGTAACAGGTATAGTACCATTTAGTGTTGGCGATGTAATATATACCGCTTGGGTTATTGCAGGAATAGTTTATTTGTTAAAACTATGTTATAACCTGATCCGGTTGGCATGGGAGCGCATATTACTGCTGATACTGAGCGGTATCAGTTTCCTGTCGGCCTGTTACCTGGCCTTCCTGGTACTATGGGGATTTAACTACGACCGCTACTCCATTCCTTATGAAACCGGCGTGGTAAGTGGCGACTATAATACCCGCCAGCTGTATCAGCTGACGGATACCCTGCTGCAGCTGGTCAACAAGGAAAAGTATAATACCGGTGATACCGTGGGCATTATGACGCCGGATACAACCGGTACCCCGCTTTTTAAGCAGGCCATAGCTGCTTATGCGGCCGCCGCAGAGAAATGGCCGGCACTCCGGTACAAAGCCCCCTGCGTGAAACCCTCCCTTTTCGGAGAATGGATGAACTATGCAGGTACTACCGGTTATCTCAACCCTTTTACCAACGAAGCACAGGTAAATACAACGGTGCCGGCAGTACTGCAGCCCTTTATCACCTGTCATGAAATAGCCCATCAGCTGGGGTATGCCCCGGAGGAAGATGCCAATTTCATTGGTTACCTGGCTGCTACCAGCATTGCGGATAGCCGTTTCCGTTATTCCGCCCATTTTGACATGTTCCTCTATAGTGTGCGGCAGCTCGGCTATCAGGACAGTACCCTCGCCAAAACATTGTGGAAGAGGACCTTACCGGGCGTAAAAGCGGATCACAAAGCCATGATCGACTTCTATGAACGATATACCAGCAAGGCAGATAAGTATTTTACCCTGTTCTATGACAGCTACCTGAAAGCCAATAAACAGGAAAAGGGAATTCGCAGCTACAGTGAAGTAACCGGTTGGCTGGTAGCATATTTTAAGATCAAACCGTAA
- a CDS encoding arginase, with protein sequence MKNIKIIEVKSEIGAGTRGASLGVDAIKIAALDFMSNFFVHFPTESIETENKLLFEPIESPYAKRIKGTYSMYERISKSVCETVKANWFPVLLSGDHSTAGATIAGLKMAHPKSRLGVIWIDAHADLHTPYTTPSGNMHGMPLATAIAEDNLDCKVHEVDENTAKTWNALKQIGKIAPKVLPEDIVFISLRDYEKEEDYLIKQYGMKVITTSEVRRKGPENISRSVFRYLSECEYIYVSFDVDSLDASISRGTGTPVSNGLREREAEDLVAKFMQHRKICCFEITEVNPTLDRENLMAEIAFNILQRSVNVLMMN encoded by the coding sequence ATGAAGAATATCAAAATAATAGAAGTTAAATCGGAAATAGGTGCGGGTACCCGGGGTGCCAGTTTAGGTGTGGATGCGATAAAAATTGCCGCGCTGGACTTCATGAGCAACTTTTTTGTACATTTTCCTACAGAATCCATTGAAACAGAAAACAAGCTCCTGTTTGAACCCATTGAATCCCCTTATGCCAAAAGAATTAAAGGGACCTACAGCATGTATGAGCGCATCAGCAAGAGTGTATGCGAAACCGTTAAGGCAAACTGGTTCCCGGTATTGCTTTCCGGCGACCATAGCACTGCCGGCGCCACTATTGCCGGGCTGAAAATGGCACATCCCAAGTCCAGGCTGGGTGTTATCTGGATAGATGCCCATGCGGACCTGCATACCCCTTACACCACGCCTTCCGGCAATATGCATGGTATGCCGCTGGCTACCGCTATTGCAGAAGATAACCTGGATTGTAAGGTACATGAAGTAGATGAAAACACAGCTAAAACGTGGAATGCCCTGAAACAGATCGGTAAAATAGCCCCCAAGGTATTACCGGAGGACATTGTATTCATCTCCCTGCGGGATTATGAGAAAGAAGAAGATTACCTGATCAAACAATATGGGATGAAGGTAATTACCACCAGCGAAGTACGCCGGAAAGGACCTGAAAACATCTCCCGTTCTGTATTCCGCTATCTCAGCGAGTGTGAGTATATCTATGTGTCTTTCGACGTGGACAGCCTGGATGCCTCCATTTCAAGAGGTACCGGTACCCCGGTAAGCAATGGTCTGCGGGAGCGGGAAGCAGAAGATCTGGTGGCCAAATTCATGCAACACCGGAAAATCTGCTGTTTTGAGATCACGGAAGTAAATCCTACCCTCGACCGCGAAAACCTGATGGCCGAAATTGCGTTTAACATCCTGCAGCGTAGCGTCAATGTACTGATGATGAACTAG
- a CDS encoding acyl-CoA dehydrogenase encodes MDYQLTEEHLMIQKAARDFAVNELLPGVIERDEHQKFPAEQIKKLGELGFLGMMVSPKYGGAGLDTISYVLAMEEISKIDASASVVMSVNNSLVCWGLETFGTEEQKQKYLVPLASGQIIGAFLLSEPEAGSDATSQRTLSEDKGDHYLVNGTKNWITNGNTASVYLVITQTHPEKGSKGINALIIEKNTPGITVGAKENKLGIRGSDTHSIMFQDVKVPKENRIGEDGFGFKFAMKTLAGGRIGIASQALGIASGAYELALKYSKERKAFGKEICQHQAIQFKLADMATRIEASRLLCLKAAWEKDQHLDYTLSGSMAKVFASETAMWVTTEAVQVHGGYGFVKEYHVERLMRDAKITQIYEGTSEVQRIVISRSILS; translated from the coding sequence ATGGATTATCAACTTACAGAAGAGCATCTGATGATACAAAAGGCAGCCCGTGATTTTGCTGTTAACGAATTATTACCAGGTGTAATAGAAAGGGACGAACACCAGAAATTTCCGGCAGAACAGATTAAGAAGCTGGGAGAACTGGGATTCCTGGGGATGATGGTAAGCCCGAAATACGGTGGGGCAGGCCTGGATACGATCTCTTATGTGTTGGCTATGGAAGAAATCTCAAAAATTGATGCTTCTGCTTCCGTGGTAATGAGTGTAAACAACTCCCTGGTTTGCTGGGGCCTGGAAACATTTGGTACAGAAGAGCAGAAACAAAAATACCTGGTGCCGCTGGCATCCGGACAAATCATCGGCGCTTTCCTGTTGAGTGAGCCGGAAGCCGGATCTGATGCTACTTCGCAGCGTACCCTCTCCGAAGATAAAGGAGATCACTACCTGGTAAACGGTACCAAAAACTGGATTACCAATGGTAACACCGCCAGTGTATACCTGGTGATTACCCAAACCCACCCGGAAAAAGGCAGTAAAGGTATCAATGCCCTCATCATAGAAAAAAATACCCCTGGTATTACCGTGGGGGCGAAAGAAAATAAACTGGGTATCCGTGGTAGTGACACCCACAGTATTATGTTCCAGGATGTAAAAGTGCCAAAGGAAAACCGGATCGGAGAAGATGGCTTCGGGTTTAAATTTGCCATGAAAACCCTCGCCGGCGGCCGTATTGGTATCGCTTCTCAGGCACTGGGTATTGCTAGTGGCGCTTACGAACTGGCCCTGAAATACTCCAAGGAAAGAAAAGCATTCGGAAAAGAAATATGCCAGCACCAGGCGATCCAGTTTAAATTGGCAGATATGGCTACCCGCATTGAGGCTTCCCGCCTGTTGTGCCTGAAAGCCGCCTGGGAAAAGGATCAACACCTCGATTATACGCTGAGTGGTTCCATGGCCAAGGTATTTGCGTCTGAAACAGCCATGTGGGTAACTACAGAAGCTGTGCAGGTACACGGTGGCTATGGCTTTGTAAAAGAATATCATGTGGAACGCCTGATGCGCGATGCCAAAATCACGCAGATCTATGAAGGTACTTCCGAAGTACAACGGATCGTGATCAGCAGGTCTATATTGTCGTAA
- a CDS encoding YggS family pyridoxal phosphate-dependent enzyme, which yields MSINLTAYQEVLAQLLPYQAKLVAVSKTKPVADLEAFYAAGQRIFGENYVQELTEKQAVLPADIEWHFIGHLQSNKVKYIAPFVHTIHAVDSLKLLQEINKQAVKNQRVINCLLQVHVAAEETKFGMDEQEVQQLLQTWQTTPAAFSGIRITGMMGMATNTTDETQIRKEFHQLRQLFGSVKNQFFNNEPYFHELSIGMSADYTIALQEGSTMVRIGSLLFGERNYSQN from the coding sequence ATGTCTATAAATCTTACCGCATACCAGGAAGTCCTGGCGCAGTTGTTACCTTACCAGGCAAAGCTGGTAGCCGTCTCCAAAACGAAACCGGTAGCCGATCTGGAGGCTTTTTATGCCGCCGGCCAACGCATCTTCGGCGAAAACTATGTGCAGGAACTTACAGAGAAACAAGCCGTTTTACCGGCAGATATTGAATGGCATTTTATCGGCCACCTGCAATCCAATAAAGTAAAATACATCGCACCTTTTGTTCATACCATTCATGCAGTGGACAGCCTGAAATTACTGCAGGAAATAAATAAACAGGCTGTGAAAAACCAGCGTGTTATCAACTGTCTGCTACAGGTACATGTGGCGGCAGAAGAAACCAAGTTTGGCATGGATGAGCAGGAAGTACAGCAACTGCTGCAAACCTGGCAAACTACCCCTGCTGCCTTTTCCGGTATACGTATCACCGGCATGATGGGAATGGCCACCAATACAACCGACGAAACCCAGATCCGCAAAGAGTTCCACCAGCTCCGGCAATTATTCGGGTCTGTTAAAAACCAATTTTTTAACAACGAACCGTACTTTCATGAATTGTCCATCGGCATGAGTGCCGACTACACCATTGCGCTGCAGGAAGGCAGCACCATGGTACGTATTGGCAGCCTGCTGTTTGGAGAAAGGAACTATTCACAAAACTAG
- a CDS encoding TlpA disulfide reductase family protein: MKKFWISCLAGIGLMTAWQTGSAHDLSNGVWQAKLHRKDGADIVFNFEVKDKAGKKVLYVLNATDKLLVDEVRIAGDSLFIKMPFFDSEFKAAFVSAGEVTGEWIRHLADKDVSIPFSARANTPERFPVKAQPSGNVTGRWESRFSDATGKSSDNLIGEFKQTGHTVHGTFLSPTGDYRFLDGVVDGDTLKLSTFDGSHAYLFTALVKGDSITAGRFYAGIGDHVEDWVAAKNNAAKLPDERTLATVKPGQEQLDFTFPDMNGKKVSIKDARFKNKVVVITLMGSWCPNCMDETGFLSDWYKKNKNRGVEVIGLAYERTPDFEKSRQSLQGFLRRFNVQYPVLITGVTPGDPQKGEKTLPQLTGIKGFPTTIFIDKKGKVKEVHTGFSGPGTGEHYAQFQSDFNRLITTLLEEK, encoded by the coding sequence ATGAAAAAATTCTGGATCTCTTGCCTGGCCGGTATCGGCCTGATGACTGCCTGGCAGACAGGCAGCGCACATGACCTGTCCAATGGGGTATGGCAGGCAAAACTGCATCGTAAAGACGGGGCAGACATTGTTTTTAATTTTGAAGTGAAAGATAAAGCCGGTAAAAAAGTGTTGTATGTATTAAATGCAACAGACAAGTTACTGGTAGATGAGGTACGGATAGCGGGTGATTCTCTTTTTATTAAGATGCCTTTTTTTGATTCCGAATTCAAGGCCGCTTTTGTATCCGCAGGCGAGGTAACCGGTGAATGGATCCGGCACCTGGCAGATAAAGATGTCAGCATTCCTTTTTCTGCGCGGGCCAATACACCGGAAAGATTTCCGGTGAAAGCACAGCCCTCCGGCAATGTAACCGGCCGCTGGGAGAGCCGGTTTTCAGATGCTACCGGTAAAAGTTCCGATAACCTGATCGGCGAATTCAAACAAACCGGTCATACTGTACACGGTACCTTTCTCAGCCCTACCGGCGATTACCGTTTCCTGGATGGGGTAGTAGACGGAGATACCTTAAAACTCTCCACCTTCGACGGTTCTCACGCCTATTTGTTCACCGCGCTGGTAAAAGGCGATAGCATCACTGCCGGTCGTTTTTATGCCGGTATCGGAGATCATGTGGAAGATTGGGTAGCCGCAAAAAACAATGCCGCAAAATTACCGGATGAAAGAACCCTGGCTACGGTGAAGCCCGGACAAGAACAACTCGACTTCACTTTCCCGGATATGAACGGAAAAAAGGTGAGCATCAAAGATGCCCGCTTCAAAAACAAAGTAGTAGTCATTACGCTCATGGGTTCCTGGTGCCCCAACTGTATGGATGAAACAGGCTTCCTGAGCGATTGGTACAAAAAGAATAAAAACCGGGGTGTGGAAGTTATCGGGCTGGCTTACGAACGTACGCCTGATTTCGAAAAATCCAGACAGAGCCTGCAGGGATTTCTGCGCCGTTTTAATGTACAGTATCCTGTGCTGATTACCGGTGTAACGCCCGGCGATCCGCAGAAAGGTGAAAAAACATTGCCACAGCTGACGGGTATCAAGGGTTTCCCCACTACCATCTTCATTGATAAAAAAGGCAAAGTGAAAGAAGTACATACCGGCTTTTCCGGACCAGGAACCGGTGAACATTATGCACAGTTCCAATCTGATTTTAACCGGTTGATTACAACGTTGCTGGAAGAAAAATAA
- a CDS encoding YtxH domain-containing protein encodes MSTTKFLAGALAGITTGLVIGVLVAPDSGNATRKKIKNKADGWRKKVNGLLGKGTDELSDLRDVFEHEISGLEDDVRERVLKLINKSQGTYDRFKQEVLS; translated from the coding sequence ATGTCTACTACCAAATTTTTAGCTGGTGCCCTTGCAGGAATAACTACAGGTCTGGTGATCGGAGTTTTAGTAGCACCGGATAGTGGCAATGCAACCCGTAAAAAAATTAAGAACAAAGCAGATGGCTGGCGCAAAAAAGTGAATGGGTTATTGGGGAAAGGTACAGATGAATTGTCTGATCTGAGAGATGTATTTGAACACGAAATATCAGGTTTGGAAGATGATGTGCGGGAAAGAGTACTCAAGCTGATTAATAAAAGTCAGGGTACGTACGATCGGTTTAAACAGGAAGTACTTTCATAA
- a CDS encoding SRPBCC family protein, whose product MNTYTSTSAGYQPAKPAAGRFYDRSNLINVTTEGRLVSIFTGSWLVGAAISQVDKRPLGSLLKILTAGYLLYRGVSGNCLLNGFMGKRNTDRHTTAINIRTTLTIDNPKEEVYYFWRQLNNLPLFMKHLISVEEKDPFHSHWVVKGPGGIGTLDWDAEIVKEIPGEMIGWRSLPGSSIATAGRVAFSHAMNGGTTIDVMITYRPPAGYVGTGLAWLLNPAFENMIIKDIRGFKHYMETGEPIV is encoded by the coding sequence ATGAATACCTACACATCCACATCAGCCGGTTACCAACCGGCAAAGCCAGCAGCAGGGCGTTTTTACGATCGCTCCAATCTTATCAATGTAACAACGGAAGGTCGTCTTGTATCTATTTTTACCGGTTCGTGGCTGGTAGGGGCTGCCATTAGTCAGGTAGACAAAAGGCCACTGGGCAGTTTACTGAAAATACTGACTGCCGGTTATTTGCTTTACCGGGGCGTATCGGGCAACTGTTTACTGAACGGCTTTATGGGCAAAAGGAATACGGACCGGCACACGACTGCTATAAATATCCGCACGACCTTAACCATCGACAATCCCAAGGAAGAAGTGTATTACTTCTGGCGGCAGTTAAATAACCTGCCACTGTTTATGAAGCACCTGATATCAGTAGAGGAAAAAGATCCTTTTCATTCTCATTGGGTAGTAAAAGGTCCTGGTGGCATTGGTACCCTGGATTGGGATGCGGAGATTGTAAAAGAGATTCCCGGTGAAATGATCGGATGGCGTTCATTGCCTGGTTCATCGATTGCTACGGCGGGCAGGGTCGCTTTTTCACATGCGATGAATGGTGGTACCACGATTGATGTGATGATCACCTACCGCCCACCGGCCGGCTATGTAGGCACCGGTCTGGCGTGGTTGCTCAATCCGGCCTTTGAAAATATGATCATTAAAGATATCAGGGGATTTAAGCATTACATGGAAACCGGAGAGCCTATTGTATAA
- a CDS encoding VOC family protein has translation MATDYRPAGFHALNTYLSVTGAHQLIAFLQAAFGAKLVYVATDENNQVRHAQLQLDDSMLELSEASTAYPPTTVNFHFYVKSVDEVYRKALHAGGSSTMEPQDMYYGERSCGVKDPFGNTWYISTFQEVLTEAEMKAREEAWKAKN, from the coding sequence ATGGCAACAGATTACAGACCTGCGGGCTTCCACGCACTGAACACCTACCTGAGTGTAACCGGCGCTCATCAGCTGATCGCCTTTCTGCAGGCTGCATTTGGGGCAAAGCTGGTATATGTGGCCACCGATGAAAACAATCAGGTACGCCATGCACAGCTACAGCTGGACGACTCCATGCTGGAACTCAGTGAAGCCAGTACGGCTTATCCGCCTACCACGGTCAATTTCCACTTTTATGTGAAATCCGTAGACGAAGTATACCGGAAGGCGCTACATGCCGGCGGTAGCAGCACCATGGAACCACAGGATATGTATTACGGGGAACGTTCCTGCGGCGTAAAAGATCCCTTCGGCAATACCTGGTATATCAGTACTTTCCAGGAAGTGCTTACCGAAGCGGAAATGAAAGCGCGTGAGGAGGCCTGGAAAGCCAAAAACTAA
- a CDS encoding 3-keto-disaccharide hydrolase, whose protein sequence is MKKLLTTLLLLAGLYTSAQKKTAPHQWLQLFNGKDLKDWDIKISGHDLNDNVGNTFRVENGLLTVSYDHYDAFNEQYGHIFYKKNFSAYLLVVEYRFTGDQVKGGPGWAYRNSGVMLHGQTAASMTKDQDFPISLEEQLLGGNGKDERSTANLCTPGTNVVMNGKLITDHCISSTSKTYPGDGWVRAEALVLRDSVIKHIVEGDTVLVYNKPQIGGGNVLHANPAVKQDGKLLTEGSISLQSESHPVAFRKVALFDLSPYMHDPVKLQQVLKRLQQRGKVEQ, encoded by the coding sequence ATGAAAAAATTATTGACCACGTTATTGCTGCTGGCCGGGCTCTATACCTCCGCACAGAAAAAAACAGCACCCCATCAATGGCTCCAGCTCTTTAATGGTAAAGATCTCAAAGACTGGGATATCAAAATTTCAGGCCACGATCTCAATGATAATGTTGGCAACACTTTCCGGGTGGAAAACGGATTGCTGACAGTCAGCTATGACCATTACGATGCCTTCAATGAACAATACGGACATATCTTCTACAAGAAAAATTTCTCCGCCTACCTGTTGGTCGTGGAATACCGTTTTACCGGCGACCAGGTGAAAGGTGGCCCGGGATGGGCATATCGCAACAGCGGTGTGATGCTGCACGGACAAACCGCTGCCAGCATGACCAAAGACCAGGACTTTCCCATATCGCTGGAAGAACAGCTGCTGGGAGGCAACGGCAAAGACGAACGTAGCACCGCTAATCTGTGTACACCAGGAACAAACGTAGTCATGAATGGAAAACTGATCACCGATCATTGTATCAGTTCTACTTCCAAAACCTATCCCGGCGACGGATGGGTACGTGCAGAAGCCCTGGTACTGCGCGATTCCGTGATCAAACACATCGTGGAAGGAGATACGGTACTGGTATATAATAAGCCGCAAATAGGCGGTGGCAACGTATTGCATGCCAATCCGGCTGTAAAGCAGGATGGAAAACTGTTAACAGAAGGCTCTATCAGCCTGCAAAGCGAAAGCCATCCGGTAGCTTTCCGGAAAGTAGCCTTGTTTGATCTCTCTCCCTATATGCACGATCCGGTAAAACTGCAACAGGTATTAAAACGGTTGCAACAAAGAGGGAAGGTGGAGCAATAG
- a CDS encoding DUF4272 domain-containing protein has product MENCTLYTHEVEMEKVLACVRAHFGASAVTVKGPDHNWESISIRSGKKLLRKGNTLSITYRQRAVPGYELLYSDDPVTANLMGMHGFVQQLPADNPALKELLLAKITTINTEIAMQAEPAFNGELRAVVMEMAQELDGIFFSEKNFIFNTPVQGFWDKSGALLLDVNGHATATHLAVNIHAKYFDAAEGPSPEAAARKDRSLEQLTGMQVKSSVNLPVIVDENAVVLRTAREVAERTAILAAVNAVAFGYLDGSEVVQYLQQNQLWDKTTDAEKTFLDNPTPDDKTRETWKCEDVWVLLWALHKIPSLGYINDLCNLDMVPETAFPFKGPASDPAAFLNDAVSLRSATEILDANDLYYRAHWACVDARLKGEQEPVHPGIVYERHYALNWLINYRNQPWDDVTCDT; this is encoded by the coding sequence ATGGAAAATTGTACGCTCTATACGCATGAAGTAGAAATGGAAAAAGTACTGGCCTGTGTACGGGCGCATTTTGGCGCATCTGCAGTAACAGTAAAAGGACCGGACCATAACTGGGAAAGTATCAGTATCAGATCAGGGAAAAAATTATTACGTAAAGGAAATACCCTCTCGATAACTTATCGTCAGCGTGCGGTGCCCGGCTATGAACTCTTGTACAGCGATGATCCGGTGACCGCGAATCTGATGGGCATGCATGGTTTTGTGCAACAACTGCCGGCCGATAACCCGGCGCTGAAAGAACTGCTGCTGGCTAAAATTACGACCATCAATACGGAAATAGCGATGCAGGCGGAACCCGCATTCAACGGCGAACTCCGGGCAGTGGTGATGGAAATGGCACAGGAACTGGATGGTATCTTTTTCAGTGAAAAGAATTTTATCTTCAATACCCCTGTGCAGGGCTTCTGGGATAAATCCGGCGCTTTGCTGCTGGATGTAAACGGACATGCCACAGCTACACACCTCGCCGTAAATATTCACGCCAAATATTTTGATGCTGCAGAAGGGCCTTCTCCGGAAGCCGCTGCCAGAAAGGATCGTAGCCTGGAGCAACTCACCGGTATGCAGGTGAAATCCAGTGTCAACCTGCCGGTTATTGTAGACGAAAATGCGGTAGTACTCCGTACCGCCAGAGAAGTGGCGGAAAGAACAGCCATACTGGCGGCTGTAAATGCGGTGGCTTTTGGGTACCTGGATGGGAGCGAAGTCGTACAATATCTGCAGCAAAATCAGCTGTGGGATAAAACAACAGATGCGGAAAAAACTTTCCTGGACAACCCCACTCCGGACGATAAAACCCGGGAAACCTGGAAGTGTGAAGATGTCTGGGTATTGTTATGGGCGCTGCATAAAATTCCTTCTTTGGGTTATATCAACGACCTGTGCAACCTGGATATGGTACCGGAAACCGCTTTCCCTTTTAAAGGACCGGCATCAGATCCGGCTGCATTTCTCAACGATGCTGTTTCCCTGCGCTCCGCTACGGAAATCCTGGATGCCAACGACCTGTATTACCGGGCCCACTGGGCTTGCGTGGATGCGCGATTGAAAGGAGAACAGGAACCGGTACACCCGGGCATCGTATATGAAAGACATTATGCCCTCAACTGGTTGATCAACTACCGTAACCAGCCATGGGACGACGTTACCTGCGATACCTGA